A stretch of Acropora palmata chromosome 9, jaAcrPala1.3, whole genome shotgun sequence DNA encodes these proteins:
- the LOC141893055 gene encoding uncharacterized protein LOC141893055 encodes MEKYSYYEICQVLNNGTLEEIQKVSEDIGPDALINKRKWTLLHAASIRGKSDVVHFLIESGSNVNALDKDGKSALYYCQSNETAKMLIRAGAKVNQPSVLGKTPLHYASYSVASPSVVEVILQSGGQINAEDKFGDTPFLNACDMAYGCIDEEEYVKCLPKIELLIKHNADIHHSNLKDENGLHICSQHGSFEIADMLLKRGVNVNAKSKTGQTPLIVACSHQHTALSRRGAVLTTIEILLQNGADPTLADEQGITALHELMLHPGLISEADMASCMNILVESHASLNARDNMLRSPLHYASFSTAGEGRWPDLLCELMKHGGDINAQDVEGFTPVMLTASHARENPTDMLTYPWDCLDGSESVLELVDWNAARKQGVTLAHIVSANKTLKLCGSPVKWNINAQDKFLSTPMHYAEFSGNTRVIKYLWFSGSCADLTLKDCLDNGVIDCAIAAFNQEILAALEDYAGKSVVGEQMRLPDSSCHVCVHMVQEKNSCYPFQKKEEPILVDPSTVEINPVANMEEYLLHILHTPRLGKVLQNAEVMEIQRETEALMWQILQKVAARDARFHSEMILSGSVREKTKAGLPDEFDIMCRLEYFSSLCEVVDEGECAPGFVRFKAIGDNAHEQNIDEFFDSSGYLVPYLVRSKFEELVRLVVFDSELWKNCRICSNFALPSTNKGISHPKPSIIIELCWNGPIYKNMIFSVDLVPVIDVGPFWPKNAVSCGLVLENLHKQCLFTMTIPRFEIGVYNNEVRISFSLMESVTFDRIPEVVKDAYITAKAIREICPTFFDSEAILKEANYSNSSLIPSYWLKMAVFHELDEHGFDESNSLAVWVRRIFHRVSRYVCEGVFPSYFMPQQDFISSKLRGRDKTLNLSVVENEFKACQKLCQIIQRLLSRGDQ; translated from the coding sequence ATGGAGAAATATTCCTATTATGAAATATGCCAGGTGTTAAATAACGGAACATTGGAGGAAATACAAAAGGTATCTGAAGACATTGGGCCTGATGCATTGATCAACAAACGCAAATGGACTCTTCTTCACGCAGCCTCAATTAGAGGAAAATCAGATGTTGTCCACTTTCTCATAGAGTCAGGAAGCAACGTTAATGCCTTAGACAAAGACGGCAAGTCAGCTTTGTATTATTGTCAGTCAAACGAAACAGCGAAAATGCTGATCAGAGCTGGTGCAAAAGTGAATCAACCCAGTGTCCTCGGAAAGACACCTCTTCACTATGCAAGTTATTCAGTGGCTTCTCCTTCCGTGGTAGAAGTTATTTTACAGTCAGGAGGGCAAATAAATGCTGAAGATAAGTTTGGTGATACACCTTTTTTAAATGCTTGTGACATGGCCTATGGCTGCATTGATGAGGAAGAGTATGTAAAGTGTCTGCCAAAGATTGAGCTTCTCATTAAACACAATGCTGATATCCACCACAGCAATTTGAAAGATGAAAATGGTTTGCACATTTGCAGCCAACACGGATCATTTGAAATAGCTGACATGCTACTGAAACGTGGCGTTAATGTTAATGCTAAGAGTAAAACAGGCCAAACACCTTTGATAGTGGCTTGTTCCCACCAACACACAGCACTTTCCAGGAGAGGAGCAGTTTTGACCACCATAGAGATTCTCTTGCAGAATGGTGCAGATCCTACGTTAGCTGATGAACAAGGTATAACTGCACTGCACGAGTTAATGCTCCATCCTGGTTTGATATCAGAAGCTGATATGGCTTCATGTATGAACATTTTAGTTGAAAGCCATGCCTCTTTGAATGCTAGAGACAACATGCTTCGCTCTCCCCTTCATTACGCAAGTTTCAGCACAGCGGGCGAAGGAAGGTGGCCAGATTTGTTGTGCGAGCTGATGAAACATGGAGGGGACATCAATGCCCAAGATGTGGAAGGTTTCACACCTGTTATGCTCACTGCATCACATGCTCGTGAAAACCCCACGGATATGTTGACATATCCCTGGGATTGCCTCGATGGATCCGAGAGCGTCTTAGAACTGGTAGATTGGAACGCTGCTCGGAAACAAGGCGTAACACTGGCTCACATTGTCtcagcaaacaaaacactCAAGTTGTGTGGTTCTCCAGTAAAGTGGAATATCAATGCACAAGACAAATTTCTGTCTACCCCAATGCATTATGCGGAATTTTCAGGTAACACCCGAGTCATTAAATACTTGTGGTTCTCAGGTTCTTGTGCTGATTTAACTTTAAAGGACTGTTTGGATAACGGTGTCATCGATTGTGCAATAGCTGCTTTCAACCAGGAAATACTGGCTGCACTGGAAGATTATGCAGGAAAATCAGTTGTTGGCGAACAAATGAGATTGCCTGATAGTTCTTGTCATGTGTGCGTACATATGGTTCaggaaaagaattcttgctatccttttcaaaagaaagaggaGCCAATTTTGGTGGACCCATCAACAGTTGAGATAAACCCAGTGGCAAATATGGAGGAATATCTGTTGCACATTCTGCACACGCCACGATTGGGAAAAGTGCTTCAAAATGCAGAAGTCATGGAAATTCAACGAGAAACTGAAGCCTTGATGTGGCAGATACTACAAAAAGTGGCTGCCCGCGATGCTCGTTTCCACTCAGAAATGATACTGTCTGGTAGCGTCCGTGAAAAAACCAAGGCTGGTTTACCTGATGAGTTCGACATCATGTGCAGGCTTGAATACTTCAGCTCCTTGTGTGAAGTTGTTGACGAAGGTGAGTGTGCTCCAGGCTTTGTGCGTTTTAAAGCAATCGGTGATAACGCGCACGAGCAGAACATCGATGAATTCTTTGACTCCAGTGGTTATCTTGTGCCATATTTGGTAAGatcaaaatttgaagaacttGTAAGACTTGTCGTGTTTGACTCTGAATTGTGGAAAAATTGCCGAATCTGCTCTAACTTCGCACTTCCGAGCACAAACAAGGGCATTTCCCATCCCAAGCCTTCGATCATCATCGAACTTTGTTGGAACGGACCAATCTATAAGAACATGATTTTCTCGGTCGATTTGGTACCAGTCATCGACGTTGGACCCTTTTGGCCAAAGAATGCTGTTTCTTGCGGTCTGGTTTTAGAGAATTTACATAAGCAATGCTTGTTTACGATGACCATCCCTCGCTTTGAGATTGGTGTGTATAACAATGAAGTGAGAATCTCCTTCTCTCTGATGGAAAGCGTAACCTTTGACAGAATTCCTGAAGTTGTCAAAGACGCTTACATCACTGCAAAAGCTATTCGTGAAATATGTCCAACATTTTTTGACAGCGAAGCGATATTGAAGGAGGCAAACTATAGCAACTCGTCTTTAATACCCTCTTATTGGTTAAAGATGGCAGTCTTTCACGAACTGGACGAGCACGGTTTTGACGAAAGCAACAGCTTGGCTGTATGGGTCAGACGAATTTTCCACAGAGTCTCTCGATATGTGTGTGAAGGTGTGTTCCCATCATATTTTATGCCACAACAAGATTTTATCTCATCGAAGCTGAGAGGACGAGACAAAACACTTAATTTATCTgttgttgaaaatgagtttaAGGCTTGTCAGAAATTGTGTCAAATCATCCAGCGTCTCTTGTCACGAGGTGACCAATGA
- the LOC141893057 gene encoding cationic amino acid transporter 2-like, with amino-acid sequence MGRFAKALTRKKIVDSSTLTSTPLNRCLSTFDLIFVGVGSTIGAGIYVLAADVARNDAGPSIVISFLIAGIASILSGLCYAEFGARVPKSGSAYVYSYVTIGELCAFVIGWNLILEYVIGISSVARATSSYIDSLFDDRIQNFTLSTIGEIQTAGLAKYPDVLAVLTILLTTLLQVSGIKKTSWCMTFFAGLTLLVILLVVGVGACYAEPKNWSDFMPFGFSGVLRGSAACFFAFVGFDVIATTGEEARNPSRAIPVSIISTIGICFLAYFGVSGVLTLMWPYNTLPIGGALPKVFALKGASWAKYVVSVGALCGLASSLIGLSVSLPRMLFSMAGDGLIFKFLAKVSPRTGAPVIATVVSGVLSGILALIFDIHALVEMLSIGTLMAYTVVAVCVIVLRYSTQTVGLSKQEISEAGEDNQTNGKERSGEDSPLLEGRQTREPSETTASLALIAIVASSIGLVALGTLITWGLHHLSMAKWWAVLLLVVISFLLIGTTVLLLWLPQNKTPLPFMVPGVPVLPLLTVFVDTFLMLSLSYLTWIRFSVWMVIGLSIYFFYGLRNSAESERERCESADESQMT; translated from the exons ATGGGTCGCTTTGCCAAAGCACTGACTCGCAAGAAGATCGTTGATTCGAGTACCTTGACTTCAACTCCTCTGAATCGTTGCTTGTCAACATTTGACTTGATATTTGTCGGTGTCGGGAGCACTATTGGCGCTGGGATATATGTGTTGGCAGCGGACGTTGCGCGTAATGATGCAGGCCCCAGTATTGTTATATCATTTCTCATTGCTGGAATAGCTTCCATCCTCTCTGGTCTATGCTACGCGGAATTCGGTGCCCGCGTCCCAAAATCCGGTTCCGCTTATGTCTACAGCTATGTGACCATCGGAGAACTCTGCGCTTTCGTAATTGGCTGGAACTTAATTTTGGAATATGTTATTGGAATCTCCTCAGTTGCCCGGGCCACCAGCTCGTATATTGATTCTCTCTTTGACGATAGAATTCAGAACTTTACGCTCTCGACTATCGGTGAGATACAGACAGCTGGTCTGGCCAAATATCCAGACGTGTTAGCCGTGTTGACTATTCTCTTAACAACTCTCCTTCAAGTCTCCGGTATAAAGAAGACTTCTTGGTGTATGACATTTTTTGCTGGACTCACTTTATTAGTGATCCTGCTCGTGGTGGGTGTGGGTGCGTGTTATGCTGAGCCGAAGAACTGGTCAGATTTCATGCCGTTTGGATTCTCTGGAGTGCTGAGGGGATCGGCTGcatgtttctttgcttttgttggATTTGATGTCATTGCAACCACTGGGGAGGAAGCCCGAAATCCGTCCAGAGCCATACCGGTCTCAATCATTTCCACTATCG GTATATGTTTCCTGGCCTATTTTGGCGTATCAGGTGTTTTGACTCTGATGTGGCCATACAACACTCTACCAATTGGAGGAGCGTTACCCAAGGTGTTCGCATTGAAAGGTGCATCATGGGCCAAATATGTTGTCTCTGTGGGTGCGCTTTGTGGATTGGCATCATCTTTAATTGGACTGTCGGTGTCTCTTCCCAGAATGCTGTTCTCCATGGCAGGCGATGGCCTCATTTTCAA GTTCCTCGCTAAAGTTAGTCCAAGAACAGGAGCCCCAGTAATTGCTACAGTGGTATCAGGTGTGCTCTCTGGAATTCTTGCCCTCATCTTCGACATACACGCCTTGGTAGAGATGTTGTCTATTGGCACTTTAATGGCATACACCGTTGTTGCCGTTTGTGTTATAGTACTCAGGTACAGTACACAAACTGTGGGTTTGAGCAAGCAGGAAATCTCTGAAGCAGGAGAAGACAACCAAACCAACGGCAAAGAAAGATCGGGAGAAGACTCCCCACTTTTAGAAGGCCGTCAAACCCGAGAGCCTTCAGAAACAACAGCTTCCTTAGCGCTGATTGCCATAGTTGCTAGTAGCATTGGTCTCGTGGCACTCGGCACTTTAATTACCTGGGGATTGCACCATCTTTCTATGGCAAAATGGTGGGCCGTTCTACTGTTAGTGGTGATAAGTTTCTTATTGATAGGTACTACTGTGCTCCTTCTATGGTTGCCCCAGAACAAAACCCCACTACCATTTATGGTTCCTGGTGTTCCTGTGCTCCCACTTCTAACCGTGTTCGTTGACACATTCCTAATGCTGAGTCTCTCCTACTTGACATGGATACGGTTTTCTGTTTGGATGGTGATTG GCTTGTCGATCTATTTCTTTTACGGACTTCGGAACAGTGCTGAAAGTGAAAGGGAAAGATGTGAATCTGCAGATGAAAGCCAAATGACTTGA